A window of Torulaspora globosa chromosome 8, complete sequence contains these coding sequences:
- the YHC1 gene encoding Yhc1p (ancestral locus Anc_6.94) encodes MARYYCEYCHSYLTHDTLSVRKSHVIGKNHLRIVGNYYRNKAKQEETERVQPRKRQNRNPKTTKNAGIKQPIHCPTNREKRRLNRIARYHRKELQTVGEESLLQKVYDGSPGYSKIFIDGNRLDIGDLVRTSRLPQRANASEPQNNAPTRTRNEVFTPSRQSFTLEPPRILTQWQSTVPKQSLYHEERLLNTVIDESRKRMQTPVISHARKRKN; translated from the coding sequence ATGGCTAGATACTATTGCGAGTACTGTCACTCGTACCTGACACACGACACTTTGAGCGTGAGAAAATCGCATGTTATCGGTAAGAATCACTTGCGAATCGTTGGGAACTACTACCGAAACAAGGCCAAACAGGAGGAAACGGAGCGCGTGCAGCCCAGGAAGAGGCAGAATAGGAACCCCAAGACGACAAAAAATGCTGGCATCAAGCAGCCGATTCACTGTCCCACCaacagagagaagagaagactGAACAGAATCGCAAGGTACCATCGAAAAGAGCTACAAACCGTTGGTGAAGAATCACTCTTACAGAAGGTGTACGATGGATCTCCCGGATATTCTAAGATCTTTATTGATGGCAACCGACTCGATATCGGGGACCTGGTGCGGACTTCTCGCCTCCCGCAACGTGCAAACGCGAGCGAACCGCAGAACAATGCGCCTACAAGAACGAGAAACGAAGTGTTCACCCCATCACGGCAAAGCTTCACTCTCGAACCGCCAAGAATCCTCACCCAGTGGCAGTCCACTGTCCCCAAGCAGTCACTGTACCACGAAGAGCGCCTGCTCAACACCGTGATCGACGAGTCCAGGAAAAGAATGCAAACTCCAGTCATCTCGCATGccaggaaaagaaaaaattga
- the ECM38 gene encoding gamma-glutamyltransferase (ancestral locus Anc_6.96), producing MQSPSSGGKFLHRRIAAVILSLISILSVAQSHPVTNFVPVRPDFGSFEKLDSGHNIEIDPLRREPTLNPDKDLLKIGRHGGISSDLQLCSNLTIEKVLQKFPGSNAADAAVTQALCIGMINFFNSGVGGGGYAVFSGKQEKDHLFVDFREQAPAGSHKQMFDECPDCSKVGGLAVGVPGELKGLYELHKSRGSGQVAWADLVTPVAELGYEGWEIGAALGASLEKYEPLLLQMTEDWSFVINSTGNGVKKAGDWIQRPALSDTLMELAKNGSAEPFYDPNHWVARSIVKSIGKHGGILTKEDLANYTVSAGKPLSLKIRSGYQYAPNNDLTVLTSSGSSSGAALISALSIMDQMETVEGGDYMPLTSFQLIEAMKWMGSARSRLGDYDGDEIPAHIKEVLGKEWIDNAAGKIKQNCLRSEPKTFENWTWYNPAYEINEPHGTAHFSIVDGLGNAVSLTTTINLLFGSLVHDPVTGVIFNNEMDDFSQPHRSNSFGLAASIYNYPSPGRRPLSSAVPSIILNELGIPDLVVGASGGSTITTSVLQAIVRSYWYNMPLLETIAYPRVHHQLLPDVLEVENYSMVGKSAVGSFNKMGYSTQERGPRSVVNAIRYFNGDWHAVSDYWRKRGVSSVY from the coding sequence ATGCAATCACCGAGCTCTGGCGGCAAATTCCTGCATCGGCGCATAGCTGCCGTAATATTATCATTAATTTCCATCCTATCTGTGGCACAGTCACATCCAGTTACCAACTTTGTCCCTGTACGACCAGATTTTGGATCTTTTGAGAAGCTAGACTCTGGTCATAACATCGAGATCGACCCGCTAAGGCGAGAACCGACACTTAATCCAGATAAAGATCTACTCAAAATTGGCAGACATGGAGGTATCAGCTCTGATTTGCAGCTGTGCAGCAATCTGACTATCGAAAAGGTGCTACAGAAATTTCCGGGTTCAAATGCTGCGGATGCTGCCGTGACGCAGGCACTGTGTATTGGgatgataaacttcttcaatagcGGAGTGGGAGGTGGTGGATATGCTGTTTTCTCTGGAAAACAGGAAAAAGACCACTTATTCGTCGACTTCAGGGAGCAGGCGCCTGCGGGATCTCACAAACAAATGTTTGACGAGTGTCCTGACTGCTCGAAGGTTGGAGGCCTAGCAGTGGGTGTCCCAGGGGAATTGAAGGGTTTGTACGAGTTGCACAAGTCTAGAGGAAGTGGTCAGGTCGCATGGGCCGATCTGGTGACTCCTGTGGCAGAGCTTGGGTACGAGGGTTGGGAAATTGGCGCGGCGCTGGGTGCTTCCTTGGAGAAGTACGAGCCTTTACTGCTGCAAATGACCGAAGACTGGTCCTTTGTAATCAACAGCACCGGTAATGGCGTGAAAAAGGCCGGTGATTGGATTCAGAGACCCGCGCTGTCTGACACTTTAATGGAACTAGCAAAGAACGGTTCTGCAGAACCGTTCTACGATCCAAATCACTGGGTCGCTAGATCGATTGTTAAAAGTATCGGTAAGCATGGCGGCATACTAACAAAAGAAGACTTAGCCAACTATACTGTGTCTGCAGGTAAGCCGTTGTCTCTCAAAATAAGATCCGGATACCAGTATGCTCCTAATAACGATCTGACAGTATTAACCAGTAGTGGATCGAGCTCAGGGGCCGCTTTGATTTCAGCCCTCTCAATCATGGATCAAATGGAAACTGTAGAAGGTGGGGATTATATGCCTCTCACGTCTTTCCAGTTGATTGAAGCGATGAAATGGATGGGGAGCGCCCGTAGCAGACTCGGAGACTACGATGGAGACGAAATTCCGGCACACATCAAGGAAGTGCTGGGAAAAGAATGGATAGACAATGCTGCTGGGAAAATCAAGCAAAATTGTCTGAGATCAGAGCCCAAGACTTTCGAGAATTGGACCTGGTATAACCCAGCGTATGAAATCAATGAGCCGCATGGAACAGCCCACTTTAGTATTGTTGACGGTCTAGGCAATGCCGTCTCCCTTACGACCACGATTAATCTACTGTTTGGCTCGCTAGTGCACGATCCGGTTACTGGAGTGATATTCAACAATGAAATGGATGATTTCTCGCAACCACACAGATCTAACAGTTTCGGACTCGCCGCATCTATCTACAACTACCCTTCACCAGGAAGAAGACCGCTATCTTCTGCGGTTCCCTCGATTATCTTGAACGAATTGGGAATACCTGACCTGGTGGTGGGCGCTTCAGGCGGCTCGACTATCACGACCAGCGTGCTACAAGCAATCGTGAGGAGCTATTGGTACAATATGCCGCTTCTAGAAACCATCGCCTATCCTCGAGTGCACCACCAACTCCTGCCCGATGTACTCGAGGTAGAAAACTATTCGATGGTTGGTAAGTCAGCAGTAGGCTCTTTCAACAAGATGGGTTACAGCACCCAGGAGAGGGGTCCAAGAAGCGTTGTCAACGCAATTCGGTATTTCAACGGGGATTGGCATGCCGTAAGCGACTATTGGAGGAAAAGAGGCGTATCATCCGTGTATTAA
- the SEC72 gene encoding Sec63 complex subunit SEC72 (ancestral locus Anc_6.89) — protein MTEILYDVNSKRLKCTDEADENLQTNVDQVNSLTAALIPETNPNFTPQPHEDISKLVKNLFDSGLKNAKQNKFPEALKNVSLAIEMAQRKRAPWEAFAVQLQELQFMLRHKIDLLLVLGKYLDALQDLDMLLNTGLVQPEVFIRKTDALLKLGRLDQARIECERGLSLQPQNTKLKALNLECARRLADFNGDL, from the coding sequence ATGACAGAGATCCTGTACGACGTCAACTCCAAGAGGTTGAAATGCACGGACGAAGCCGATGAAAACTTACAAACCAACGTCGATCAGGTTAATTCGTTGACTGCAGCTTTGATCCCAGAGACGAACCCAAATTTCACCCCACAACCACACGAAGACATAAGCAAACTGGTCAAGAACCTCTTTGATAGCGGTCTCAAGAATGCTAAACAGAACAAATTCCCTgaagctctgaaaaatgTGTCGCTGGCGATTGAAATGGCCCAGAGAAAGAGGGCTCCCTGGGAAGCGTTTGCTGTTCAATTGCAAGAATTGCAATTCATGCTACGTCACAAGATAGATCTGTTGCTGGTGCTCGGCAAGTACCTCGATGCACTACAGGATCTCGATATGCTGCTGAACACTGGTCTTGTTCAACCGGAAGTTTTCATAAGAAAGACAGACGCTCTGCTAAAGCTGGGCAGGTTGGACCAAGCACGTATTGAATGTGAAAGAGGCCTAAGTTTACAGCCACAGAACACAAAACTGAAGGCGCTCAATCTCGAGTGTGCAAGACGATTGGCAGACTTCAATGGCGATCTGTGA
- the MSB1 gene encoding Msb1p (ancestral locus Anc_6.97), whose protein sequence is MGITNATASKPLPTPPPEANLNKEPSSSSPKRNDNAEPARPSMNLRKGHGDEDYQEDEEFEFFQSFDREKVKDVIHAITAGLKDKGADVEYLMIPFRPQQTNEKLLRLLNSLFPMGNGQPVAEKQRIRIVQKTEPLTLFQGLTYLWCRLPDGEVIGWKAYLQFKAREKEKNYPTRGFLELMPQCLSSPSHASIVYDFFDLIVSLASNSRVNKMSARKISKMCAIWAFGKPLEATGNSLDYDFTNTSESPNNSFQDGLNDWIPATDAMFHLLLAFLKSFVPQDLESAQLPSTLKSLLFNNEYPPKGSTAYSSQTVLTIPLVTLHTDRFSRKPWELLERCGELLDFSKYDAFQAREDYALLKSLFKKSNQVEGISRKMSQESRRLMKLMSTKHSTFQAGWSKRKCLPNEAKLPESIEVKRVDIDDFFIWAWLSTLSYEQTSSKRNLFGRSLILEFEFDGFKKWVLFQECDITLESRKHQRQRDIEGLVPHSELPKEQLPQKDQRKVTPVYESFQKRVPSAGSQSSDSPSSDGYHTIISKESLGKNGSKHNVNLHAIEQKIAKWNPLSKAKRKTSGNDTLPSKEERTAAPQVKKDSILIDPHRSIYELPPIERDVDGFKDIFADHGFDDDEDAELESRRTNMTRERSAPVASMTQTKNRSDEAMEELKGMMDQMITEDMANFSGCDDLPSTAGNSTRETFDSLTKFDQYKPAQAYTDTPTSSASAVPSLKLNGSVPSLQPLDSQEDVQVRADSRHPSPLEKQLPEIRINNGSGATSPIRPDVAVQGQVLPTTPASLPGQNDAIGSVARSPPPPASQEAGAPPAVRNVPRAQSPPRPRAPEYPQTAAYTARSQSPPRAPLPPPAAQPPVYPQADSYYTRSQSPARQPAPRPQLPQTAEYTARSQAAGPLGYPQTSDYTARSQSPPRQPAAAAPPSKLPANIYPPRAQITQYPGSGYPPYTRPQDQFPAQPPVAYGHRSPELRGGPYQAPAETPYAVDHPPRAHHYQLPPPNGDYARYQQPPHPRQHQYPTGPTRSPQTQARTQFYGHVDPSTTSRIPGAKLHGGHINRQQDRKKLHNNIRNGDFGI, encoded by the coding sequence ATGGGCATAACTAATGCAACTGCTTCAAAACCTTTGCCAACGCCACCTCCAGAGGCTAACCTCAATAAAGAGccttcaagctcatcacCGAAGCGAAATGACAACGCAGAGCCAGCAAGACCTTCAATGAACCTTCGCAAAGGGCACggagatgaagattatcaagaggacgaggagTTTGAgttttttcaatcttttgatCGTGAGAAGGTAAAAGATGTAATACATGCGATAACAGCTGGACTGAAAGACAAGGGCGCTGATGTGGAATACCTGATGATCCCTTTCAGGCCGCAACAGACGAACGAGAAGCTACTGAGACTTTTAAATAGCTTGTTTCCGATGGGTAATGGTCAACCTGTGGCGGAAAAACAGAGAATAAGAATTGTGCAGAAGACTGAGCCATTGACACTCTTCCAGGGATTGACATATCTATGGTGTCGACTACCTGATGGTGAAGTCATCGGATGGAAGGCATACCTACAGTTTAAGGCCagagagaaggagaaaaacTACCCTACAAGAGGATTCTTGGAGCTTATGCCTCAGTGTTTATCATCACCAAGTCATGCTTCGATCGTTTACGATTTCTTTGACCTGATCGTGTCTCTGGCATCGAATTCTCGGGTTAATAAGATGAGCGCTCGGAAGATATCCAAGATGTGTGCAATATGGGCATTTGGTAAGCCATTGGAAGCGACTGGTAATTCACTTGATTATGATTTCACAAATACATCTGAATCACCGAACAACTCATTTCAGGACGGCTTGAACGATTGGATACCGGCTACGGACGCAAtgtttcatcttcttttagcttttctgaagagctttgTACCGCAGGACCTGGAGAGTGCTCAACTACCATCCACGTTGAAAAGCCTCTTGTTCAATAACGAATATCCGCCCAAGGGATCTACAGCATATTCCTCTCAAACTGTATTAACGATCCCATTGGTGACATTGCATACTGAcagattttcaagaaagccatGGGAACTGTTGGAACGTTGTGGCGAGTTACTTGACTTTTCGAAGTACGATGCCTTCCAAGCAAGGGAAGATTATGCCCTTCTGAAGTCACTGTTCAAAAAGAGCAATCAAGTCGAAGGCATAAGCCGAAAGATGTCTCAGGAATCTCGTAGACTGATGAAACTAATGTCAACGAAACACTCAACTTTTCAAGCGGGCTGGTCAAAAAGAAAGTGTCTACCTAATGAAGCTAAACTTCCAGAAAGCATCGAAGTCAAAAGGGTTGATATAGATGATTTTTTTATCTGGGCATGGTTATCTACTCTCTCATACGAGCaaacatcttcaaaaagGAACTTATTTGGCCGGTCTTTGATATTAGAGTTTGAGTTCGATGGATTTAAGAAGTGGGTCCTATTTCAAGAATGTGACATAACTTTAGAATCTCGCAAGCATCAGAGGCAGCGAGATATAGAAGGTCTGGTTCCTCACTCTGAGCTACCTAAGGAGCAATTGCCACAAAAGGACCAAAGGAAAGTCACGCCAGTCTACGAAAGTTTCCAAAAGAGGGTTCCATCTGCTGGATCACAATCCAGCGATAGCCCGTCTAGTGACGGTTATCACACAATCATTAGCAAGGAGTCCCTTGGTAAGAACGGATCAAAGCATAACGTGAATTTGCATGCAATTGAGCAAAAAATAGCAAAATGGAATCCTCTTAGTAAGGCAAAGAGGAAGACCTCAGGTAACGACACACTTCCATCCAAAGAGGAGAGAACAGCGGCGCCTCAAGTAAAAAAGGATTCGATTTTGATCGATCCTCATAGATCAATCTATGAACTTCCTCCCATCGAGCGCGACGTTGACGGCTTCAAAGATATTTTCGCAGATCATGGATttgacgacgatgaggatgcCGAGTTGGAGTCCCGCCGCACCAACATGACGCGTGAGCGATCTGCACCGGTCGCCTCAATGACCCAGACGAAAAATCGATCAGACGAAGCAATGGAGGAGCTGAAAGGTATGATGGATCAGATGATAACGGAGGATATGGCTAATTTTTCAGGCTGCGACGatcttccttcaactgcCGGCAATTCTACAAGGGAAACGTTTGACAGTCTGACAAAGTTTGATCAATACAAGCCCGCACAAGCATACACCGACACCCCAACATCCTCAGCGAGCGCTGTCCCGTCGTTGAAGCTGAATGGAAGCGTACCTTCTTTACAACCCCTAGACTCACAAGAAGACGTACAGGTGCGGGCGGATTCTCGACATCCCAGTCCGCTTGAGAAGCAGCTGCCTGAGATAAGAATCAATAACGGCTCAGGAGCGACCTCGCCAATCCGGCCCGACGTAGCAGTCCAGGGACAAGTGCTACCAACAACACCTGCCAGTCTACCAGGACAGAATGACGCCATTGGGTCTGTGGCAAGGTCGCCGCCACCGCCCGCATCACAAGAAGCAGGTGCACCACCAGCCGTTAGAAACGTACCGAGAGCACAATCGCCTCCCAGGCCGCGAGCGCCGGAGTATCCTCAAACTGCTGCGTACACGGCAAGGTCGCAGTCGCCTCCCAGAGCGCCACTCCCCCCGCCAGCAGCACAGCCGCCCGTGTACCCTCAGGCCGACAGCTACTATACCAGGTCACAGTCGCCTGCGAGACAGCCCGCGCCTCGCCCACAACTTCCGCAGACCGCAGAATACACAGCAAGATCTCAAGCTGCGGGACCACTTGGGTATCCCCAGACTTCTGACTACACGGCAAGATCGCAGTCGCCTCCCAGACAACCAGCGGCGGCTGCACCACCATCAAAGCTTCCCGCTAACATATACCCGCCTCGCGCCCAGATCACCCAGTACCCCGGCAGCGGCTACCCACCGTACACTCGCCCGCAGGACCAATTTCCCGCGCAACCGCCGGTCGCCTACGGACATCGTTCTCCCGAGCTGAGAGGCGGCCCATACCAAGCCCCAGCCGAGACACCTTACGCCGTAGACCATCCGCCAAGGGCTCACCACTACCAACTCCCACCGCCAAACGGTGACTACGCACGATATCAGCAGCCGCCACACCCAAGACAGCACCAGTACCCCACGGGCCCGACCAGATCCCCCCAAACGCAAGCAAGAACTCAATTCTACGGTCACGTGGACCCTTCTACCACTTCGCGGATACCCGGCGCGAAGCTGCACGGTGGCCACATCAACCGGCAGCAGGACAGAAAGAAACTGCACAACAATATACGAAACGGTGACTTCGGCATATGA
- the ATP14 gene encoding F1F0 ATP synthase subunit h (ancestral locus Anc_6.92) encodes MFAVRSTSRLLLLKRVPLARQICQTRINHNVVQDLYLRELKNVKLNPITAKDAEGNVKQWVDPVKPKQPELEGQGADALKAYSAEAVETKTGVMEEESNVEEDWLVLDDAEEDSHGH; translated from the coding sequence ATGTTCGCTGTTAGGTCTACTTCCAGGTTGCtactgttgaaaagagtgCCTTTGGCTCGTCAAATTTGTCAAACGAGAATTAATCACAATGTGGTGCAAGATCTGTACCTGAGAGAACTGAAGAACGTTAAATTGAACCCAATTACTGCCAAGGATGCTGAAGGGAATGTCAAGCAATGGGTTGATCCTGTCAAGCCAAAGCAACCTGAGCTAGAGGGACAGGGTGCCGATGCGTTGAAGGCGTACTCGGCTGAAGCCGTGGAGACCAAGACAGGCGTTATGGAGGAAGAGAGCAACGTGGAAGAGGACTGGCTGGTGCTTGATGATGCCGAGGAGGATTCCCACGGTCATTGA
- the TUF1 gene encoding translation elongation factor Tu (ancestral locus Anc_6.95), whose translation MLVSKLSSRLVPGSFFRPACLARSFATSLRVSAAAFDRKKPHLNIGTIGHVDHGKTTLTAAITKTLAKHGGADFLDYAAIDKAPEERARGITISTAHVEYETKNRHYSHVDCPGHADYIKNMITGAAQMDGAIIVVAATDGQMPQTREHLLLARQVGVQHIVVFVNKVDTMDDPEMLELVEMEMRELLTQYGFDGDNVPVIMGSALCALEDRQPEIGEQAIMKLLDSVDEYIPTPKRDLDKPFLMPVEDIFSISGRGTVVTGRVERGNLKKGEEIEIVGHNSAPLKTTVTGIEMFRKELDQAMAGDNAGILLRGVRRDQLKRGMVLAKPGTVKAHTKFLASLYILSKEEGGRHSGFGENYRPQMFIRTADVTVVLKFPEAVEDHSMQVMPGDNVEMECELIHPTPVEVGQRFNIREGGKTVGTGLITRLLE comes from the coding sequence ATGTTGGTTTCAAAACTATCTTCCAGATTGGTCCCTggcagtttcttcagacCTGCATGTTTGGCAAGATCCTTTGCGACTTCGCTGCGTGTTTCGGCTGCCGCTTTCGATCGTAAGAAACCGCACTTGAACATTGGTACCATTGGTCACGTCGATCATGGTAAGACTACTTTGACCGCTGCGATCACCAAGACTTTGGCCAAGCACGGCGGCGCTGATTTCTTGGATTATGCCGCCATTGACAAAGCTCCTGAAGAAAGGGCTCGTGGTATTACCATTTCCACGGCTCACGTTGAGTACGAGACAAAGAACAGACATTACTCCCACGTCGACTGTCCCGGTCACGCGGATTATATCAAGAATATGATCACCGGTGCCGCTCAGATGGATGGTGCAATCATCGTTGTTGCTGCCACTGACGGTCAGATGCCTCAGACCAGAGAACACCTGTTGTTAGCTAGACAAGTCGGTGTGCAACATATTGTGGTGTTCGTGAACAAGGTTGACACCATGGACGACCCTGAAATGTTGGAATTGGTTGAAATGGAAATGAGAGAGTTGTTGACCCAATACGGGTTCGACGGTGACAACGTTCCCGTGATCATGGGTTCAGCTCTATGTGCTTTGGAAGACCGTCAACCAGAGATCGGTGAGCAGGCTATCATGAAGTTGTTGGACAGCGTTGACGAATACATCCCAACCCCAAAGAGAGACCTGGACAAGCCCTTCTTGATGCCCGTCGAAGAcatcttctccatctccGGTAGAGGTACCGTTGTCACCGGACGTGTTGAGAGAGGtaacttgaagaagggTGAGGAAATAGAGATCGTCGGTCACAACTCTGCCCCATTGAAGACCACCGTCACAGGTATTGAAATGTTCAGAAAGGAATTGGACCAAGCCATGGCCGGTGACAACGCCGGTATCCTACTAAGAGGTGTCAGAAGAGaccagttgaaaagaggTATGGTTTTGGCCAAGCCCGGTACCGTGAAGGCTCACACCAAGTTTTTGGCCTCTCTTTACATCTTGtccaaggaagaaggtGGCAGACACTCTGGTTTCGGCGAAAACTACAGACCACAGATGTTCATCAGAACTGCTGACGTCACTGTCGTTTTGAAATTCCCAGAGGCTGTCGAGGATCACTCCATGCAAGTGATGCCCGGTGACAACGTCGAAATGGAATGTGAATTGATCCACCCAACTCCTGTCGAGGTCGGCCAACGTTTCAACATTAGAGAAGGTGGTAAAACCGTCGGTACCGGTTTGATTACTCGTCTTCTTGAGTAG
- the GSP1 gene encoding Ran GTPase GSP1 (ancestral locus Anc_6.90): MSAPAAGNAQGEVPTFKLVLVGDGGTGKTTFVKRHLTGEFEKKYIATIGVEVHPLSFYTNFGEIKFDVWDTAGQEKFGGLRDGYYINAQCGIIMFDVTSRITYKNVPNWHRDLVRVCENIPIVLCGNKVDVKERKVKAKTITFHRKKNLQYYDISAKSNYNFEKPFLWLARKLAGNPQLEFVASPALAPPEVQVDEQLMQQYQQEMEQATALPLPDEDDADL; the protein is encoded by the coding sequence atgTCTGCACCTGCTGCTGGTAACGCTCAAGGCGAAGTTCCAACTTTTAAATTGGTTCTTGTTGGTGATGGTGGTACTGGTAAGACCACTTTTGTCAAGAGACATTTGACCGGTGAATTCGAAAAAAAATATATTGCGACCATCGGTGTTGAAGTCCatcctctttctttctaCACAAACTTTGGCGAGATCAAGTTCGATGTGTGGGATACCGCCGGGCAAGAAAAATTCGGTGGGTTGAGAGATGGTTACTACATTAACGCTCAATGCGGTATCATCATGTTCGATGTCACTTCTAGAATCACTTACAAGAACGTTCCAAACTGGCACAGAGACTTGGTTCGTGTTTGTGAAAACATCCCAATCGTGCTATGTGGTAACAAGGTCGATGTTAAGGAGAGAAAGGTGAAGGCCAAGACCATCACGTTCcacagaaagaagaaccTACAGTACTACGACATATCTGCCAAGTCCAACTATAACTTCGAGAAGCCATTCTTGTGGTTGGCTAGAAAGCTGGCTGGTAACCCACAATTGGAGTTTGTCGCATCTCCAGCATTGGCTCCACCTGAGGTGCAGGTCGACGAGCAATTGATGCAACAGTACCAGCAGGAAATGGAACAGGCTACTGCTTTGCCATTGcctgatgaagatgacgcTGATTTGTAA
- the GCD7 gene encoding translation initiation factor eIF2B subunit beta (ancestral locus Anc_6.88) produces MPSSTTVSAASSANFDVNVSIEHFIARLKRKQIDNSYAMALETLQILKRFISAARWSHVTELIEQIRQLADRLEKAQPAAFCCGNVIRRVLAVIRDEFEEDMRSTVVSTAATTNTVAEPMISSMFNLLQKPEHQLQQQQQQQQQQKSQKGTKTKTDFRQVAIQGIKDLIDEITNIDDGIQQIAIDLIHDQEILLTPTPESKTVLKFLIKSKERSNRTFTVLVTEGFPNNTAKAHEFAKKLAQHNIETIVVPDSAVFALMSRVGKVIIGTKAVFINGGSMASASGVSSVCECAREFKTPVFAVAGLYKLSPLYPFDVERLVEFGGSQKVLPHMDPHNRLDIINPVTAYVPPENIDIYITNIGGFAPSFIYRVAWDNYKQVDVNIGQAL; encoded by the coding sequence ATGCCCTCTTCAACCACTGTTTCAGCAGCCTCCTCTGCAAATTTTGACGTAAATGTGAGTATAGAGCATTTCATAGCTagattgaagagaaaacagaTAGACAACTCTTACGCTATGGCATTGGAGACTTTGCAGATCCTGAAGAGGTTTATCTCTGCAGCTCGCTGGTCTCATGTCACTGAACTGATAGAGCAAATAAGACAACTAGCTGACAGATTGGAAAAGGCTCAGCCAGCTGCGTTTTGTTGTGGTAATGTGATTAGAAGAGTGCTGGCGGTCATAAGAGATGAGTTCGAGGAAGATATGCGCAGCACGGTGGTGAGCACAGCCGCAACCACGAACACTGTGGCTGAACCAATGATCTCATCTATGTTTAATCTGCTACAGAAGCCAGAACATCAGctacaacagcaacagcagcagcagcagcaacagaaGTCGCAAAAAGGCACCAAAACAAAGACAGATTTCCGTCAAGTGGCTATACAGGGCATCAAGGATCTGATAGACGAAATCACTAATATAGATGACGGCATTCAACAGATTGCCATCGATTTGATTCATGACCAAGAAATTCTCTTAACACCAACTCCAGAGTCGAAAACTGTGCTCAAGTTTCTCATCAAGTCCAAGGAACGAAGCAACAGAACTTTCACTGTCCTGGTCACTGAGGGATTTCCAAATAACACAGCTAAAGCCCATGAATTTGCAAAAAAACTGGCTCAACACAACATCGAGACGATCGTCGTGCCGGACTCGGCCGTCTTTGCCCTCATGTCACGGGTTGGTAAAGTCATCATTGGTACCAAAGCagttttcatcaatggTGGCAGTATGGCATCCGCGAGCGGAGTCTCATCAGTGTGCGAGTGCGCTAGAGAGTTCAAGACTCCCGTGTTTGCCGTGGCTGGTCTATACAAGCTGTCGCCATTGTATCCGTTCGACGTGGAGAGACTCGTCGAATTCGGCGGCTCTCAGAAAGTGTTGCCTCACATGGATCCCCATAACAGGctcgatatcatcaaccCTGTGACAGCATACGTCCCTCCAGAAAATATCGACATTTACATCACCAATATCGGCGGATTCGCACCAAGTTTCATCTATCGTGTGGCTTGGGATAACTACAAACAAGTCGATGTGAACATCGGGCAAGCACTCTAA